In one Nicotiana sylvestris chromosome 8, ASM39365v2, whole genome shotgun sequence genomic region, the following are encoded:
- the LOC104248622 gene encoding uncharacterized protein, translating into MAFSSTRNLIPRAKILIANKSGLMRFYHCSEEVHEEALPSEWYEKAFTKLTKLSHLLKHVDFVDGKLVNVNDRARVYDESLEQKMFTFKLLARTFIGCPSMQEMMKQNMMRALADAQSDHPMYFSKASERESITIDSLTKVSNFLNVSAQQKKLVRQSICAQVTKYPIWTGALEEILNGLNSEIDFLNSRCPSKEINMAQQIVTTCQKFLENATSYDPESTSWMRLAPAKGVESPTSHKWEDVLEMFIDLTNCLSEEIKLTSEVKKLEVMKEGLYQIRDVSIDKNIGYKETRHQESLVHKKLSKTLGHSSRCVFSLLLYYLYGSIWDIEVEVCGGLYAIGRGDKFRLCMGKILTSNEENTVQSGVKQLSRVLGLFKFVWETAGMKGDLEVQGHLWCIGAENKLFTYRNNLFLLHSISC; encoded by the coding sequence ATGGCATTCAGTAGTACGAGGAACCTTATACCTCGAGCTAAGATTTTGATTGCCAACAAAAGTGGATTGATGCGGTTTTATCACTGCTCAGAAGAAGTCCATGAGGAGGCTTTGCCTTCTGAATGGTATGAGAAAGCTTTCACAAAATTAACAAAATTGAGCCACTTGCTTAAGCATGTGGACTTTGTTGATGGTAAGCTAGTCAATGTTAATGACCGCGCGAGAGTTTATGATGAGAGCTTGGAACAAAAGATGTTTACTTTTAAATTATTGGCTAGGACTTTTATTGGGTGTCCGTCAATGCAAGAAATGATGAAGCAGAATATGATGAGAGCATTAGCTGATGCACAAAGCGACCACCCCATGTATTTCAGCAAAGCTAGCGAGAGGGAATCGATTACAATTGATTCCCTAACAAAAGTGTCAAACTTCTTGAATGTGTCTGCTCAACAAAAGAAGCTTGTCAGGCAATCGATATGTGCACAGGTGACAAAGTACCCGATATGGACAGGGGCACTCGAAGAGATATTGAATGGATTGAACTCTGAGATAGATTTTCTAAATAGTAGGTGTCCGAGTAAAGAAATTAATATGGCGCAACAAATAGTTACAACTTGtcaaaagtttttagaaaatGCCACTTCTTATGACCCTGAATCCACTTCATGGATGCGCCTCGCACCTGCAAAAGGCGTGGAGTCGCCCACTTCTCACAAGTGGGAAGATGTTCTTGAAATGTTCATCGACCTTACTAATTGCTTGAGTGAAGAGATAAAATTAACTTCAGAGGTTAAGAAGCTTGAGGTCATGAAAGAAGGGCTTTATCAGATTAGGGATGTTTCGATAGACAAAAACATTGGGTATAAGGAAACTCGCCACCAGGAGAGTTTAGTGCACAAGAAGTTGAGTAAGACATTGGGCCACTCATCGCGATGCGTGTTCTCTCTtcttctttattatctttatGGCAGCATATGGGATATTGAAGTTGAAGTTTGTGGAGGACTTTATGCAATTGGTCGCGGGGATAAATTCCGTCTGTGCATGGGAAAGATCTTAACATCCAATGAGGAGAATACAGTGCAGAGTGGGGTAAAGCAGCTAAGCAGAGTTTTGGGGCTTTTCAAGTTTGTATGGGAAACGGCAGGAATGAAAGGCGACCTAGAAGTTCAAGGCCATTTGTGGTGCATTGGCGCTGAGAATAAGCTATTTACCTATAGAAACAATCTGTTCTTGTTGCATTCTATTAGTTGCTGA